The nucleotide window GATGCTAGTCGATATGCTATGCGAGATGCTAGgcgaagatgatgatgatgatgaatgatgatgatgatgatgatgatgatggatgaTTCTTGAAGAGAGGGAGAAAGAAATATGCTGTACTGGGAGGTGGTTAatctatatatgtacttatgccTATTTTATACgagtacataggtaggtaggtacatacctatattctaCAAGCTGTATTCGGCAAGGTCTACTTACTAATAATTAAGTTAAGTTAAATTTGCTTGGTGTACATTAATAATTGTGACGTAGGTACACAATGATGTGCGAGATCGGAATCTAAAGATTTAAAGATATATCTAGCTTGCTCTagtatcaatattattattagcacACAAGAGGTTAAATAACAACTTTAAAGCCCTTTGCttgtaaaacaaacaaaaataactaagtacatacctatataaattaagtacatattataattgTTGTTTTAGAGAGAGAGAGCTGGGCTGGCGTCAAACCACCGAAGCGGCGAACGAGATGGCTGCTTGCTGTTACAAGTTAGAAAATTGGACTTGCGGTGCGGGGTAAGTAAGATATCATTATATATAAATGTACTGACAGtgatatagatagatagatagatagatatatatatatattttggagATATAGATCGATTGATTGTTTGTCCGTCTGTGTCGCTACTGAAACTTTGTATTGTAATCGCGTAGGTATCATAGAATTATTTGCGGCCCTGAAAAGGGCCTTTTTGTATTTGCGTACTACGGTAATACATGCGTTAGTACATATTACACGATGTCGCGCGCGGCGGGCAGGCAGCGCAAGCAGCAGAGCGCTTAACCACCGAAACCGTAGAGGGTGCGGCCCTGACGCTTCAGAGCGTAGACGACGTCCATGGCGGTGACGGTCTTCCTCTTGGCGTGCTCGGTGTAGGTGACCGCGTCACGGATCACGTTCTCGAGGAACACCTTGAGAACACCGCGGGTCTCCTCGTAGATCAGACCGGAGATACGCTTGACGCCACCTCTGCGGGCGAGACGACGGATGGCGGGCTTGGTGATACCCTGGATGTTATCACGGAGCACCTTCCTGTGACGCTTGGCTCCTCCTTTCCCCAGACCTTTACCTCCCTTACCGCGACCGGTCATTGCGACTTTTAGTTGAGATTAGACTTCTCAGATTAGAATACACGGAACACGACACACGACTTGCGGCGCGCGTCGACACGAGTGGAATAACAGGCGAGCCACGACCTGGTGCGATATTTATACGCTTTACCCTATTGCGGGGCGACGGGGGACGGGGTTAGAGATATCGGagcattaatattttttgatttacttttcattcattcattcattcatgaaatatacatacttaatataatattgaTAAATAATTTCATATGATATGGTTATTTACATTCATTTTGgggatttaaataaatatctacttCATATTACTATTACAATAACTGCGACCGGCTCACGGAAGAGTGTAACTCTCTCTATTTCATTCTCCTCTAATATTTTTGTAAGCATTCAGTTAGTGGTAATAATTTTGTCGatatataaaatttgaattttctatcttGGTAAATCTATATTATTATGTCTTCACATACTTAGCGCGTAATATCATATCACGAATTTAATTCActttccttccttccttccttccttctttCCATTTTACTACACTACAAATTCTTATACTGGAAACAGGttcgtaaataaataatattattatttgtctcgtgtttcgcggttaattgtatatgtatatgtacataatatatatatatagagagAGGTATACTACATCACCAGTATAGTATACTAATAGTGATCGATCGATTTATCTTCGTTTATCAGTGTTAGTTCAAAGAAACATTTGTTAATTTTCGAATCATGTGTGGCCCTGAAAAGGGCCTTTTGATATATATGACGGAAGCGTCACGTTCGCATGTCCAGGCGCAAAACGCGtggtacaaaatatataatagaTATAATGTAACCGCCGTATATGCGTTCGCGCAGACTGCATTCGGTGACGTAGCTCCGTGCCGGTTTAGGCACGTTCACCGCGGATCCTGCGAGCCAGCTGGATGTCCTTGGGCATGATGGTCACACGCTTGGCGTGGATGGCGCACAGGTTGGTGTCCTCGAAGAGACCTACTAGGTAAGCCTCGCTGGCCTCCTGGAGAGCCATAACGGCAGAGCTCTGGAAGCGCAGGTCGGTCTTGAAGTCCTGAGCGATCTCACGCACCAGACGCTGGAAGGGCAGCTTGCGGATCAGAAGCTCGGTGCTCTTCTGGTAGCGACGGATCTCACGGAGGGCGACGGTGCCGGGCCTGTAACGATGGGGCTTCTTGACGCCCCCGGTGGCTGGCGCGCTCTTGCGGGCCGCCTTGGTGGCGAGCTGTTTACGGGGCGCTTTACCACCGGTGGATTTACGAGCGGTCTGCTTGGTACGGGCCATTTCGAAAAATTACTACGATACGCGTGTACGTTACGTTAACGAGTCACGAGAGGGAATAAACGAAAAATTTCTTCTCGGGTCTTCGCACACTTTCGGCCGAAGGCCGAAAGTGGGTGGAGCCATTTCTGAGCTTCGCTCATTTTGGCGGAGGTCTCCTCGACTCTTCTTGGAGTCGGGCTCGGTAAAATCGGAATTGCACTCTTGTTTTCTTCTATTTTTctttatgtatatatatatataaatatatttgtttgtTAGGGTTTATTGATGGATGTGCCTGCTTCTTCTTTGGTTGCTAGCTCTCGTGGCAGCGGCTTATGGCGTGTATTTGGCGGTCTGGTGTAGTGGGGGGCTATCTGGTTGAGATGATCGTGATGGGAATTGTCTGCTTTCTCGAACATGGTTTTGGCGATCTTTTGTATAAATGTGTCTATATTCTCCCACTTGAGGTCTTTTTGTATTACGTTGTTTCGCACAAATCTAGGGGCGTCTACTATGGCCCTAAGGACCTGGTTTTCCTGTGCTCTCAGTCTCTTTTTGTTTGTTTCGGAGGTCAATGCGAACCAGGCTGGCGCAGCATATGTCAGTCTTGACCTTACAtatgttttatatatatttaattttgtttttattgggAGTCTACTTTTAAATATTGGGTATAATTTACTTTTGGCTGTTTTGGTCCTATTAATTACTTCTGTTACTTGGTGTGTCATGGATAATTTTCTGTCTATTACAActcctagatatttaattttgggTGCCCAGTTTATTCTTTCTTTTAATAGTGTCAGTTTATCTGGTAAGTATCTTTGGCCGGTCATTAGGGCTTGAGTCTTGCTGACGTTCACTTTCAGCCTCCAATCATTGAGCCATTTAGGCAGGATGTCCAGTTGTTTTTGCATCTTGGCCGCTGCGTGCTGAGGGTTTATTGATGTGGAGAAAAAGGCCGCGTCGTCTGCATACAGACCTAGTTCTACCCCCTGGACCACCGGGATATCATCTGTGTACTTAGCGTAGCACACCGGCGATAAGCAGCTTCCTTGCGGGACTCCCGCCTCTATTATTCTGCTTGTGGATACTGCGTTCTCTACGGCTACTACAAATTTTCTATCTGTCAGGAACGATTTTAGAACTCCCACTATCCTTCTGGGTGTACCTGCTTGGGCTATTTTGTGGAGAAGACCCTCGTGCCACACCCTGTCGAAGGCCTTCTCCATATCCAGTAGTACGGCCACAGTGTGTTCTTTTTTATTTTGCGCAAAGGTCATGTGATGGATAATTCTGGTGAGTTGAAGCGTGGTTGAGTGACCTTGTCTAAAGCCATATTGTTCTTTTCTGGGAGTTATGTGTGGAACTAATTTACTTAGCAGGAGCTTTTCGAACACTTTCGATAGGGTTGGCAGAAGTGTTATCGGTCTATAACTGTCGGCTTTTTGTGGGCTCTTTCCTGGTTTTAATATTAGTATTACTCTTCCTACTTTCCATGTGTTTGGGAAATGTCCTGATCTTAGGATACCATTGTATAGTCTTGTGATGGCAGTTATTGTGTTGATAGGCAGGTGTCTTAGGGTCATGTTAGTTATTTGGTCATGGCCAGGGGCCttttttggttttgtttttcTAATTGCTGTTTGTATCATGGTTGGTGAGAAGAATATTGGGTCCTCGTTTGGTTGAGGTTTTTGATTTAGAAATTCTTGGAGCTTTTCTTTGACTGAGTTATTGTGTTCTTGGTTTATTATTTGATTTGGCTTGAATTGGTTTTCTAGgctgtctgcgaaaatttcTGCTCTGTCTTTTGCTAGATAGTGTAGGTTACCGAGGGAGTCTTTGAGAGGTTGTGTGGCTGTTTGTTTTGTACTTAATTGACGGCAGAGTTTGTGTATAGAGGGAATGTCTTCTTCTATTTCCGCTATGTGTTCCTCCCATGATGCTGCGGCGTGTTGTGCTAATTCATCTTTGATCTTTTCTATTAGTTTGTTGAGTTTGGTTTTTGTTGGTGGGTATCGTGTTCTTTGCCATTCTTTTCTTGTTCTTCTTTTTTCTATTATTAGATCCTGGAGGGCTTTGGGTAGGGGCTTTTCTttagtagttttatttttgtgtgggAGAGTTGCCAGATCCAAAGCCTGTTTTATGTTTTCTGTCACTGCTGTTGCCGCTCTATCTACCTCCTCTTCAGTAGTGACTGGAAAGTAGTTGgtgctttcttttattttttcttcGAAAGTTTTCCAGCATATACGTCTTCTTGCTAATCTATGTGGTGTGATTATTGGGTCGTCTTCTATTGTCATTAGTATTGGCCTGTGATCAGAAGGGAGGGCTAACAGTGCTTCTTGTGTTATTGTTTGCCGTATATTTTTGAGTATCGTAAAGTCTATGTTCTCTCCATGTTCTTTAGCTATGTCGCTGTAGTGTGTTGGTTGCTCTGGTCCGGTAACTTCAAAGTTGAGTTCGGTGGCCAGGTTAAAGATTTTCCGGCCCGCCGGGCATATTTTATTCGCATTCCATGCTGTGTGTTTCGCATTGAAGTCACCTGCTAAGATAGTCGGTGTAGTGGAATTTAGTAGGTTTTTGATGCTATTAGTTATATTTCTTGGTGCTCCCCCTGGTCTGTAGATAGAGTAAAGTTTTAAATCTTGGTCTCTTATTCGTATCTGGATTCCCAGTGCTGTTAGTGATTCTTCATGGTCTTCCTGGTCTAGTAGTTGGTGTATAATGTTATGCTTTATTAGTATCGCCAATCCTCTGTATACATGTCCTTGTTTGTTTTTTTGGTCTTTCCTATATGTTATATATCCTCCTATTTTAAATTCTACTCCTTCTTTCAACATAGTTTCACTCATCAGCAGGATATCTACATTGTATTCTTTTAGGAATTGTCTGAGTGAGTTCTTTTTCTTTTGTACGGAGTTGGCATTCCAGTATACGATTTTTAATACCTTACGATTGAATTTTAGGCTGTTGGTTGGAGGAGTTATCTATGAGTTTGCTGATCGTTTCAGGTTTTTGTTTTGCGGCTAACATTAGcaacttattaattaatttttgcaTTTCTTGTATAGCGGAGTCTTCTGGATTTATTGTGTTTTGAACTTGGGTTACAGTGTCGTTCTGTGGTGGCTCTATTGTGTTGTTATTTGGAGTATTGTAGTTGATTCTTTTTGTTTTTTGAGAGCGCTCATTTGGGTTTCTCGCTGGTGCCATAAGGTTCGTCGTCGCCGTCTCCTCTACCATTCTTACTTCGACTGACGCTCTGGTTTGTGGGCCTCTTTTATGTTCTGCGGGGGCTATGGTGCCTCCTTTTATGTTACGTACCTCTCTTAGATAAATTGGACAGTCCAGGTGGTTGGCCGGGAAGGGGCCTTTACAGTTCTTGCAGAAAGCTTTGTCCTTTCTAGGTTTTGTACATTCCTTTGCGTAGTGATTTTCTCCACATTTTAAACATACCACTGGTCTTTTGCATCCATGGGACGAGTGCCGGAATCCTTGGCAGTTGTGACATTGTGGTATTAATCTTCTTGGCTTCCATGGTTCGATACTGATCCCCGGCATGTGTAGTAGTTCTGTGATGTTATATATTTCAGCCTGGTTGGCCTCGGTTTCTGTTCTTTTGAAATGTGCGAAGTAAATGCTTGATTGTTTAGAGCGCAGTTCTATTTGTCTGACATATTCTACCGGGCAGCCACGGATTGCTAATGCCCTTTCTATATCAGTTGTCTTTGTGTCTTTAGGAAGTCCTTTTATTGCAATTTTGACTATGTGCTTTGCCTCTGGGTCATAGACGTGGTAAGGGAATTCCTTCTGTCCTAATTTTTCCTGTAATTCTCCTAGGTAGTTCTGTACCTCTCTGTATTCCTCTGGCGATTTTGGGGTGAATTTTACTCCCTGTCCTTTCGGTTTTGCATTTGGGGCGTGCCCCAGGATGCTGGCTAGTTTTTCGAAGTGTACTGTCCAGTCCGGCATGTTATCTACCTCTATTGGTGGGTAACGTGGAGTTTTGGGTTGTGTTGTTGTGTTCGTCGCGTCGttgtttttcatttcattaccaTTTGGGCTTTTTGTTATCTTAGCGTACGTATTTGTGCTTTTTGGTGTAGGTTTTGGTTTACTTTGTTGTTCCGTGTTCTCTGTGGTGTTTTGGATGGGCGTTGATTCTGTTCGGTTGGTTTCCCTTGTATTCTTTTGGATGGCCGTTTTTGAATTGGCGAACTCTTGCGTTTTGATAGGCATTTTTGctatggtaggtattttttcgaTATTGTGATTCGCCTTGTTTTTGTTTGGGTTGGTTGATGCTATTGGGGCTTCTGGTATGGTCTGTTTTTCTTGCTGCATTGTGTGTTTTGTTTCTTGTATATGTGTCTTCTCTGTAGTTAACTTTATTTCTGTTGTTACGTCGTCTTTATAGAAGAAATCACTGGCCTTTATTCTTCCTTCGCTGTGTGACCTTTGATGTACTGACATTGTTTCTCGTATTGTATTTGGGGAGGGGCGGACGCAGGTTTTCTTCTCTTCTTGTGCGGGAGGGCTGTCCCCCTCTGCTATTCTTTCTCTTTTTTTGTTTACGGTGTGGGATTGTTGTGGTAACAGGGGTTTTGCTTGCGGGGTGCGTGGCGGTTGGGTGTAGGAGGGGCCCATGATTTTGAGGACCATTTCTACTTCCGGCGTTAGCGCCTCGTTGTCTCCGTTTACGAAGTCTATCATGTCTGTGTATCTCTTTGCCCAATTTATCAGTCCTGGTGTCATGAGGCCTTCTAGCTTGGTCAGCATCGCCTTGTCTCTCATGTTACTAGTGACTTGGATCCTTTTTTTGTGTGGGTTTTGTTCTCCGGATCTCTTATTGTGTGCGTTCATTGTCGTGCTTTCTTTTGTTTCGATTGAGGACGTCTCATCGCCTTTTTCTGCGGGTAGAGTCTCGTTTTTGTCTGACTTTTGTTCATTTTTGGAATTTTCTGTAAGCATTTCGTGGTTTCCTATGGTCCCCTCTCTTTTATGGGGGCGTCGTAGTGGTACTTGCGTTTCATTTCGCGGTCTACGGGGGGTTTCTAGAGTGTCTAGGAACTCTTCATAGTCACTTTCTGAGTTTGCTTTCGCGGAGTCGCTCGAATGATTCCATTTACTACTGCATTCGCTCGGGATACTAGAGTCACCTGTTTTAGGGGTGCTGCTTGTTGTGATGGGTGAGTCTGATCTGCTTTCGTTCCCCTCTGCGGGGCCTTTCTGTGGTTGCATGTTGCTTGCTGCCAGGTTTTCCATTGTTGGGTTTAATTTTTCTATTGGTTTTCCGATTTCGTCTGGAATTCTATTTTCCGGCGATTTATTTTGGACTTCGGACGTACAGGTTTCCATTTCGCGTGTTTTCCGATTTTTTCCCGTAATTTAGGCTCATAAACCAATTTTTAGTGTCTATTTTTcacttaatttattataaagtcAACTGTCTTTAGAATCCCGCTGTTAAAAGTCACGCACTTGGGCACCTTTAATTGCTAAAAACAGCGCGGACGCACAAATAAAATCACTACGCGCGCGCGGGCGACGGATCGCTGGCCAGCGCGGCCCGGCAAACTCGCGTCGATGCTCGGGGCCTCCCGGCAAACTCGCGTCGAGGCTCAGGGGCTACGCGCGACGGCGGGCGGGCGGTCGCGGCCGCCGCGAGGCGGCGCGGGCTACGTTCGACTTCGCGCGCGGGCGCGGTCGATTTTCGGAGCGCTACAGTAGGACACGCTTACTCGATATCGCTGCGAAACGGGAACTGAGAACGAAAAATTGCCCCGCGAGCGTCTTTTATATGTGCTCGTCGTCGGAAAGGGACGGAGTTAGTGTCCGTGTGAGCGAGATAGGTCTATAAAATTCACATACACGTCCGTCCCCCATGCCATGCCCCTCTTCCTTTCTCACAAACACGATTTCTGATTACATTAACATTGttgaaatattaatactttttattatatacttacttacattttatatatatatttatttttaacaaatatgtgACCGATTTAAGTTAGCTAactcaacctaacctaacctaggagTTAGCTTATTAAATTCGGCAGAGTTAAGTTAGGTCTGGttcaaaataacaatatttgacaGAGTTAGGttagctaacctaacctaactccgcGGAACCTAACTTAATCTGACCTAACTCGAtcgaacctaacttaacctGACCTAACTCGAtcgaacctaacttaacctGACCTAACTCGATCGAACCtaacttattataatatttttttttttaattacataactCAAACGTAACCTAACTTcgcgaaacctaacctaacctaacttattTAGTAATTGTAACTTGATTAGCAATTTTaatataacaaaacttccgtgagagacacggacatattaaatatatattaagaacggttcactcgcgtattttaagtcgaaaaaaaaaaaaaaaaaaaaaaaaaaacgctcgGAATGTGAAACACCGCCGTACCGAGGAGTATCATCAGGTGCTTGCACTTGCTTTTGGAGGATACATgagtaatatatttaattgtaactTGAACCtaacctatattattattacatacgtgttgattggtaatgtgtaaacaaattatatttaattgatttttatCGACCGATTGACACCGTATGCACGGTTAGAAACTTcctatattattttctgaaCGTATTTGTGGCCCTGAAAAGGGCCTTTTTGGTTGATGTACAAACCACACTCTCAAAGCGTGTCGTGTGTCGTCGCAATACGAACTACCTAAACCCATTACACTAAAAGTGTATTGAGAAGACAGCAGACCGCATACGTACGAGGAACGACGTACGCTTACTTGGAGCTGGTGTACTTGGTGACGGCCTTGGTGCCTTCACTGACGGCGTGCTTGGCGAGCTCACCGGGCAGCAAGAGCCTCACGGAGGTCTGCACCTCCCTGCTGGTGATGGTGGACCTCTTGTTGTAGTGAGCGAGGCGGGAGGCCTCGGCGGCGATGCGCTCGAAGATATCGTTCACGAACGAGTTCATGATCGACATGGCCTTGCTGGAGATACCGGTGTCGGGGTGGACCTGCTTGAGCACCTTGTAGATGTAGATGGCGTAGCTCTCCTTGCGCTTATGCTTCTTCTTTTTCTTAGAGTCCGACTTGGAGATGTTCTTCTGGGCCTTGCCGGATTTCTTGGCGGCCTTACCGCTAGTCTTGGGTGGCATTGTGATATACTTAGTTAGTTAGATGCTTACAGTACGAGAGTCGAACTGGAAAtgtaaaaatttttttaggaTCGCTATTTTTGTTAGCGCAGCGAACGGGAAATAGGGGATTAAAGATCGAGCGTCGCGCTCGCGGTATCTCGACCAATAGCGTTCGTGTATCATTAGTATCGTCGTCGATCGGCATGGTGGGGAGTGCGAGCGCGTGTTGATATTACTTTACTTACATATTAATTagtcatattattaataaataaatatcacccGCCTGATGTGCGATGtatgataaataataataataatgagttaACTAACCaaccaaaatatatttgaaatcgtAGCTTATTTGATAactattgttgttgttgttgttgttgttacaaGTGACACATTGCTGTAGCTGAGCAAGTAGGTGTAATATCTGTCTGCTGAGCCATCCATCACAGCATAATTGAAAGTCTAGAGAGTCGGAGGACACATAGAGACAATaaacgtaataaataataaaaagggGATGAGTGTGTATACATTCCGCCAAATATTTCTCTACGAATATCGAATATAAGTATCTATCTAATCTCATtataattcattcataatttataGATCTATCGAAAAAATGAATGACATCATATACGTATGCGTTATGCCATGAAACTTATAAAGTTTACACAGAATCATATTGTGGCCCTGAAAAGGGCCTTTTGTAACGGTCACTCGGGCGGGCGGGAATATAACAGAGGCCGCGTGCGTTACAAGGTGTACGCACGAGACAAATGTACACATCCACACCAATCGCCGGGTGCTACCGCTAGAGATGGATGTAGCCAGAAGAGAAGTGTGGACACTTAAGCCTTCTTCTCGGTCTTCTTGGGCAGGAGCACGGCCTGAATGTTAGGCAGCACACCACCCTGGGCGATGGTCACACCGGAGAGGAGCTTGTTCAACTCTTCGTCGTTGCGGATCGCCAGCTGGAGATGCCTAGGGATGATTCTGGTCTTCTTGTTGTCGCGAGCGGCGTTGCCTGCCAACTCGAGAACTTCAGCGGCCAGGTATTCCATGACGGCGGCCAGGTACACCGGGGCACCGGCACCGACGCGCTCGGCGTAGTTGCCCTTGCGTAGAAGCCTGTGGATACGGCCGACGGGGAACTGGAGTCCGGCACGGTTAGAACGGGACTTTGCCTTTCCCTTAACCTTGCCACCTTTACCGCGTCCAGACATGTTTAAAGAGATTAAAGTTTAGTTTACACACAACGAACGAACCAACGAGAGCACGTATTGCACGTGAGTGAGTCGGgacaagaatattttttttcgccATGCGCGCCCTAAGCTATATAGTCTCACGGAGCGCGCTGATAGTGGGGATATAACGAGCCGACATAACACGAGACCGATCGACCAATCAAC belongs to Cydia splendana chromosome 26, ilCydSple1.2, whole genome shotgun sequence and includes:
- the LOC134803187 gene encoding histone H3; amino-acid sequence: MARTKQTARKSTGGKAPRKQLATKAARKSAPATGGVKKPHRYRPGTVALREIRRYQKSTELLIRKLPFQRLVREIAQDFKTDLRFQSSAVMALQEASEAYLVGLFEDTNLCAIHAKRVTIMPKDIQLARRIRGERA
- the LOC134803138 gene encoding histone H2B, yielding MPPKTSGKAAKKSGKAQKNISKSDSKKKKKHKRKESYAIYIYKVLKQVHPDTGISSKAMSIMNSFVNDIFERIAAEASRLAHYNKRSTITSREVQTSVRLLLPGELAKHAVSEGTKAVTKYTSSK
- the LOC134803192 gene encoding histone H2A, with product MSGRGKGGKVKGKAKSRSNRAGLQFPVGRIHRLLRKGNYAERVGAGAPVYLAAVMEYLAAEVLELAGNAARDNKKTRIIPRHLQLAIRNDEELNKLLSGVTIAQGGVLPNIQAVLLPKKTEKKA